In Drosophila nasuta strain 15112-1781.00 chromosome 2R, ASM2355853v1, whole genome shotgun sequence, a single genomic region encodes these proteins:
- the LOC132786474 gene encoding esterase-5B-like, with translation MWHWLTFLSFLHFLSLVAAQTDPLVVELPNGRIQGRDNGGYYSYESIPYAEPPVGELRFEAPRPYSQQWKHVFDATQPPELCLQWSILVDEDNKLMGKEDCLTVSVYKPKNENRKTFPVVVVIHGGAFMFGGAAEVGHEMILAHGNVIVVKISYRLGPLGFLSTGDADLPGNFGLKDQRLALNWIKDNIARFGGEPENILLFGQSAGGASVHLQLLQPNIKQLAKAAISISGNALDPWALLQGYKQRAFELAKFMGCEDINSSNEIKKCLKSKEPKDIVSSVRNFLVIGYVPFAIFGPVVEPEDAIDSFLTQHPEDIMKNSNFAEIPWLISYTTEDGGFNAAMLLEKQPNGKELIEELNNRWKELAPDFLFYRQSMNSVDEIDSYSNNLKERYLGNRSFNLDTYGDVERIFTDILFKNSVVKLMDLYKKHGKSPFYAYIYDFPSKKGLAHWLSRRNDINFGTVHCDDFILMFGLQPNSSLTSDERTVSQYFIQMIEGFAQSSTGVLNYANCKFRNNLDHKQIQLLSITRSGCENLEIDVLP, from the exons ATGTGGCATTGGTTGACATTCTTGAGTTTCCTACATTTTCTAAGCCTGGTTGCAGCTCAGACTGATCCTCTTGTGGTGGAGCTACCCAATGGGAGAATACAAGGTCGTGATAACGGAGGGTATTACAGCTACGAGTCAATACCCTATGCGGAACCTCCTGTAGGGGAGTTGCGCTTCGAGGCACCTCGACCATACAGTCAGCAATGGAAGCACGTATTTGATGCCACTCAACCTCCAGAACTCTGCCTACAGTGGTCCATTTTGGTAGATGAGGATAATAAACTGATGGGCAAAGAGGATTGTCTGACTGTGAGTGTGTACAAGCCAAAGAATGAAAATCGGAAAACCTTCCCAGTGGTGGTTGTTATTCATGGTGGTGCATTTATGTTCGGCGGTGCGGCTGAAGTGGGTCATGAGATGATCCTGGCCCATGGCAATGTGATTGTGGTTAAAATCAGTTATCGGCTTGGCCCACTCGGATTCTTGAGCACCGGTGATGCCGACTTGCCAGGTAATTTTGGGCTGAAGGATCAGCGACTGGCGTTGAATTGGATAAAGGATAACATTGCACGATTCGGCGGAGAGCCAGAGAATATATTGTTATTTGGCCAATCTGCTGGCGGTGCTTCAGTACACTTGCAGCTCCTTCAGCCGAATATTAAGCAACTGGCAAAGGCTGCCATCTCTATTAGTGGAAATGCTTTAGATCCCTGGGCTTTACTACAAGGGTATAAACAAAGAGCATTTGAGTTGGCAAAATTTATGGGTTGCGAGGATATTAACAGTTCCaacgaaataaagaaatgcttGAAATCGAAGGAACCCAAGGACATTGTGTCTTCAGTTCGTAATTTTCTCGTCATTGGTTATGTTCCGTTCGCCATATTTGGTCCAGTGGTGGAACCCGAAGATGCGATAGATTCCTTTTTGACCCAACATCCTGAGGATATTATGAAGAATTCCAACTTCGCGGAAATTCCTTGGTTAATAAGCTATACAACAGAGGATGGAGGATTCAATGCTGCTATGTTACTGGAGAAACAACCCAATGGGAAGGAGCTTATAGAAGAGCTAAATAATCGATGGAAGGAGCTGGCACcagattttcttttttatcgCCAGTCGATGAACAGCGTTGATGAAATTGACAGTTATAGTAATAATCTCAAAGAAAGATATTTGGGAAATCGTAGCTTTAACCTAGATACCTATGGTGATGTTGAGCGTATCTTCACCGACATTTTATTCAAGAACAGTGTGGTGAAATTAATGgatttatacaaaaaacatGGAAAGAGTCCTTTTTATGCATACATCTACGACTTTCCCTCGAAGAAAGGTCTAGCCCACTGGCTTTCTAGAAGGAATGATATTAATTTTG GAACTGTTCACTGCGACGATTTCATCCTGATGTTTGGCCTACAACCAAACTCCTCGTTAACTTCTGATGAGAGAACTGTATcacaatattttatacaaatgaTTGAAGGATTCGCACAGAGTTCAACTGGTGTCTTAAACTACGCAAACTGCAAGTTTAGGAACAATCTGGATCATAAACAAATTCAACTGCTTTCGATAACACGTAGCGGCTGCGAGAATCTTGAGATCGACGTACTTCCTTGA